In one Neobacillus sp. CF12 genomic region, the following are encoded:
- a CDS encoding Gfo/Idh/MocA family oxidoreductase, translated as MADVRLGIIGLGAEGGMYANFISEGKVKNMVVGAICDNDPAKKQVAEEKYPGVPFYDNYIDMLESGDVDAVVTTVPHYLHPEMGIESLKRNIHALVEKPAGVYTKQVKELNDFATSKPELKFAIFFNQRTNPLYKKVKEIIDNGEIGSIRSTNWIITTWWRPQGYYDQSEWRATWGGEGGGVLVNQAPHQIDLLQWICGMPKKVYAKVNYGSQRDIVVEDDVTAVFDYGNGATGVFVTRTHDVVGTDRLEIVGDKGKIIVDNSKKVTIKRLVKPESEMSATMSMQDVMKIFMGGSQDDVFSEEVLDFGNVWGEQHIAVLEDFASAIVEGTPLLAPGSDGINGVRLANAMHLSSWLGKEIEVPFDEDLFLEELNKRIAEEGKYPVRK; from the coding sequence ATGGCTGATGTAAGATTAGGGATTATTGGACTAGGTGCAGAAGGCGGTATGTACGCAAATTTCATTTCTGAAGGCAAAGTTAAAAACATGGTGGTTGGTGCAATCTGTGATAATGATCCTGCTAAAAAACAAGTGGCAGAAGAGAAGTATCCTGGTGTTCCTTTCTACGATAATTATATCGATATGCTTGAAAGCGGAGATGTAGATGCAGTTGTTACAACTGTTCCGCATTATCTCCATCCTGAAATGGGAATCGAATCACTAAAAAGAAACATTCATGCATTAGTGGAAAAACCAGCTGGTGTTTATACAAAACAAGTTAAAGAGTTAAACGACTTTGCAACGTCAAAGCCTGAACTTAAGTTTGCTATCTTCTTTAACCAGCGTACAAATCCACTTTATAAAAAAGTAAAAGAAATAATTGATAATGGTGAAATTGGCAGCATTCGCAGTACCAACTGGATTATTACTACCTGGTGGAGACCTCAAGGGTACTACGATCAAAGTGAATGGAGAGCAACTTGGGGCGGAGAAGGCGGTGGTGTCCTTGTAAACCAAGCGCCACACCAAATCGACTTGCTTCAATGGATTTGCGGCATGCCGAAAAAGGTCTATGCAAAAGTAAACTATGGCTCTCAAAGAGATATTGTGGTTGAGGACGATGTGACTGCAGTATTTGATTATGGAAATGGTGCTACTGGTGTATTTGTAACTCGTACACACGATGTAGTAGGGACAGACCGTTTAGAAATCGTTGGTGATAAAGGGAAAATTATTGTAGATAACAGTAAGAAAGTAACGATCAAACGTCTTGTAAAACCTGAAAGTGAAATGAGCGCAACGATGAGCATGCAAGATGTCATGAAAATTTTCATGGGCGGCAGCCAAGATGATGTTTTCTCTGAGGAAGTACTTGATTTTGGCAATGTTTGGGGCGAACAGCACATTGCTGTATTAGAGGACTTTGCTTCTGCGATTGTAGAAGGTACACCATTATTAGCTCCTGGCAGTGACGGAATTAATGGTGTCAGACTTGCAAATGCCATGCACCTGTCAAGCTGGTTAGGCAAGGAAATCGAAGTACCATTTGATGAAGATTTATTCCTGGAAGAATTAAATAAACGTATTGCTGAAGAAGGTAAATATCCGGTTAGAAAGTAA
- a CDS encoding sugar phosphate isomerase/epimerase family protein → MNQDLLISGFSDEISSDFDTQLEVVSNLGMKYISLRGIDGKNIGDFTVDEIKETVQPRLQKAGIRVSSIGSPIGKVFINDEEGFAKQKLMLDMLCQISNLLDCKYMRIFSFYIPKGEDADQYRNQVVSKIKEFADIAEKYNVILLHENEKDIFGDIGKRCHEILTEVGSPYFKGIFDFANFVQCGEDTQECYDLLKDEIVYIHIKDAVTSDSQNVVCGTGDGKIPELLAQFIKSGYKGFLTLEPHLVLFDSLKDLELEDATEIIKDNKGLDGAGGYKLQYEVLLEILKTIESEEI, encoded by the coding sequence ATGAATCAAGATTTACTGATTTCCGGATTTTCAGATGAAATCTCATCTGATTTCGATACCCAGCTTGAGGTTGTCTCTAATTTAGGGATGAAATATATTTCGTTACGCGGCATTGATGGGAAGAATATCGGTGATTTTACTGTTGATGAAATCAAAGAAACAGTGCAGCCAAGATTGCAAAAAGCTGGAATTCGTGTTTCTTCCATCGGCTCACCAATTGGTAAGGTCTTCATCAATGATGAAGAAGGCTTTGCTAAACAGAAGCTTATGCTGGACATGCTTTGCCAAATTAGCAACTTGCTTGATTGCAAATATATGAGAATCTTCAGCTTCTATATTCCTAAGGGTGAAGATGCAGACCAATATCGTAATCAAGTTGTTAGCAAGATAAAAGAATTCGCTGACATTGCAGAAAAATACAATGTGATTTTACTGCATGAAAATGAAAAGGATATCTTTGGTGATATCGGTAAACGCTGTCATGAAATTTTAACAGAAGTAGGTTCTCCGTACTTTAAAGGGATCTTCGACTTTGCTAATTTCGTGCAGTGCGGTGAAGATACACAGGAGTGTTACGATCTCTTAAAGGATGAGATTGTTTATATACACATAAAGGATGCCGTAACGTCAGATAGTCAAAACGTTGTCTGCGGAACTGGCGATGGTAAAATCCCTGAATTACTAGCTCAGTTTATTAAGAGCGGCTATAAAGGATTTTTAACACTTGAGCCACATCTCGTTCTCTTTGATTCTCTAAAGGATTTAGAGCTTGAAGATGCGACCGAGATCATTAAGGACAACAAAGGGCTGGATGGTGCCGGAGGTTACAAACTTCAATATGAAGTACTTTTAGAAATTCTAAAAACAATTGAAAGCGAGGAAATTTAA
- a CDS encoding Gfo/Idh/MocA family oxidoreductase: MLKVAVIGLGTISQIHIPAIKANPNAELTAVCDSDDTLSNAVPGANFYRNYEEMLEKEDLDCVHICLPHYLHYPVTKACVEKGVHVFLEKPLGLNTEEGLALVKLEEEYKDINIGVCLQNRNNESFEKLHEIISSGEYGPIKGVKGLVAWFRPKQYYDVQPWRGQWKYAGGGVMINQALHTLDLMQLVGGEIESIRGSVDQLLDYNIEVEDTASARIQFKNGAKGLFFATNANADNSSVELEVLFEKVRFIIKDSILTRVNEAGEKEELMEVAKLPGSKHYYGASHAKTINQFYSAITENTDDYIHAKDALASIAIIDGIHLSSEKKQSVKMEVFQ, encoded by the coding sequence ATGTTGAAAGTTGCCGTTATAGGGCTGGGGACGATTTCACAAATCCATATTCCAGCGATAAAAGCGAACCCAAATGCTGAGTTGACTGCTGTCTGTGATAGTGATGATACATTATCGAATGCCGTACCAGGAGCAAACTTTTACAGGAACTATGAAGAAATGCTAGAAAAGGAAGACTTGGATTGTGTTCATATCTGTCTGCCTCATTATCTACACTATCCTGTTACGAAGGCTTGTGTAGAAAAAGGTGTTCATGTATTTCTAGAAAAACCATTGGGCTTGAACACGGAAGAGGGACTTGCTTTGGTGAAACTAGAGGAAGAATATAAGGACATTAATATTGGTGTCTGTCTGCAAAATCGAAACAATGAATCATTTGAAAAACTTCATGAGATTATTAGCTCTGGAGAATATGGTCCTATCAAAGGGGTCAAGGGTCTCGTAGCATGGTTTAGACCAAAACAATACTATGACGTCCAACCGTGGCGCGGGCAGTGGAAATATGCCGGCGGTGGAGTGATGATCAATCAAGCACTGCATACGTTAGACCTCATGCAGCTGGTTGGCGGTGAAATTGAATCAATTAGAGGTTCAGTTGATCAGCTATTGGATTATAACATCGAAGTAGAAGATACAGCTTCCGCCCGTATCCAGTTTAAAAATGGTGCTAAGGGATTATTCTTTGCTACCAATGCAAATGCAGATAATTCTAGTGTTGAACTTGAGGTTCTTTTTGAAAAGGTTAGGTTTATCATCAAAGATAGCATCCTAACTAGAGTAAATGAGGCAGGGGAAAAAGAAGAATTGATGGAGGTTGCGAAGCTGCCAGGTTCAAAGCATTATTACGGGGCTAGTCATGCAAAAACAATTAATCAATTCTATTCCGCTATTACCGAAAACACAGATGACTATATTCATGCAAAAGATGCACTTGCATCCATTGCAATCATTGATGGTATTCACCTGTCATCAGAGAAAAAACAATCAGTAAAAATGGAGGTATTTCAATGA